Proteins from one Epinephelus moara isolate mb chromosome 1, YSFRI_EMoa_1.0, whole genome shotgun sequence genomic window:
- the LOC126392817 gene encoding adhesion G-protein coupled receptor G5-like isoform X2: protein MKALEEFLEKTEMSETNSMSVGHLVAVLHKQKGPFRGLKLSANDDEAKSDETVTNSKVSVRLPRELDIGSDNTVVFCMLTWPEANGIIWGNKDVLYESRLVGLSVGGKNISGLREYVNITWNLTVNETQEPRCVFFNFSTKEYSSEGCETVWERGQSDVTCSCNHLTYFGVLMVSPSSLSDVDLEVLSYITLIGCSLSLFTLVITVLLFITNRKARADVSMKVHINLVIALILLNLHFLPSQTVAALSSTGLCLYMALSLHYSLLATFSWMALEGFHLYLLLVRVFNIYVRRYLLKLSVVGWGIPAIVVALVVVIDRSAYGHVPLDFDNPNSTKICYIGNTTVKTVTTVGVFGLVFLFDVIMLGVTIRRVVSLHRIKEFGKSDRGRAKRDICTLLGVTTLLGITWGLVFFSFGYLTTPGLYLFCILNSLQGFFIFLWFVMSLRKTENPPAKTSSETRSTNS, encoded by the exons a TGAAGGCCCTAGAGGAGTTTCTAGAGAAAACAGAGATGAGTGAGACTAACTCCATGTCTGTCGGCCATTTGGTGGCTGTTCTGCACAAACAAAAAGGCCCCTTCAGAGGTCTTAAACTTTCTGCTAATGATGATGAG GCAAAGTCAGACGAGACTGTCACCAACAGCAAAGTGAGCGTTCGACTGCCGAGAGAGTTGGATATTGGATCAGACAACACGGTTGTGTTCTGCATGCTTACCTGGCCTGAAGCAAATGGG ATCATATGGGGAAACAAAGATGTATTATATGAGAGCAGACTGGTTGGCCTGAGTGTGGGGGGCAAGAACATTTCAGGACTACGGGAGTATGTCAACATCACATGGAATCtcactgtaaat GAGACCCAAGAACCCAGGTGTGTCTTCTTTAACTTTTCAACCAAGG AATACAGCAGCGAGGGCTGTGAAACAGTGTGGGAACGTGGTCAGAGTGACGTCACCTGCTCCTGTAATCACCTCACATACTTTGGTGTGCTCATG GTGTCTCCTTCCTCCCTTTCAGATGTAGACCTGGAGGTTCTGTCTTacatcactctgattggctgtagtctttctCTTTTTACCCTGGTCATCACTGTTCTGCTCTTCATCACAAATAG AAAAGCCAGAGCAGATGTCTCCATGAAAGTCCACATCAACCTTGTCATTGCCCTGATCCTCCTCAACCTGCACTTCCTCCCAAGCCAGACGGTGGCAGCACTGTCCTCCACTGGGCTTTGCCTTTACATGGCTCTCTCTCTTCATTACTCCCTGCTGGCCACTTTCAGTTGGATGGCCCTGGAGGGTTTCCACCTCTACCTCCTCTTGGTCAGAGTCTTCAACATCTATGTCAGGAGATACCTGCTCAAACTCAGCGTGGTGGGATGGG GTATCCCTGCAATCGTAGTGGCCCTAGTGGTCGTCATTGACAGAAGCGCATATGGACATGTCCCTCTTGACTTCGATAACCCCAACAGCACTAAAAT ATGCTATATAGGCAATACTACAGTGAAGACAGTGACTACAGTTGGAGTATTTGGCTTGGTGTTCCTCTTTGATGTGATCATGTTAGGGGTGACAATCAGACGCGTTGTGAGTCTCCACCGAATCAAAGAG TTTGGGAAGAGTGACCGTGGCAGAGCCAAGCGAGACATCTGTACCCTGCTGGGAGTCACTACGCTGCTTGGCATTACCTGGGGCCTAGTCTTCTTCTCATTTGGCTACCTGACCACTCCTGGCCTCTATCTCTTCTGCATCCTGAACTCACTGCAAG GTTTCTTCATCTTCCTGTGGTTTGTGATGTCTTTGAGAAAGACTGAGAACCCACCGGCTAAGACGAGTAGTGAAACACGCAGCACCAACAGCTAA
- the LOC126392817 gene encoding adhesion G-protein coupled receptor G5-like isoform X1, whose translation MELWLLCWLVLSLVSHNITFQKGSGRCKMSNGRKPKPSDSRNCMEDVNNLLGNGKHSDSIEAVKALEEFLEKTEMSETNSMSVGHLVAVLHKQKGPFRGLKLSANDDEAKSDETVTNSKVSVRLPRELDIGSDNTVVFCMLTWPEANGIIWGNKDVLYESRLVGLSVGGKNISGLREYVNITWNLTVNETQEPRCVFFNFSTKEYSSEGCETVWERGQSDVTCSCNHLTYFGVLMVSPSSLSDVDLEVLSYITLIGCSLSLFTLVITVLLFITNRKARADVSMKVHINLVIALILLNLHFLPSQTVAALSSTGLCLYMALSLHYSLLATFSWMALEGFHLYLLLVRVFNIYVRRYLLKLSVVGWGIPAIVVALVVVIDRSAYGHVPLDFDNPNSTKICYIGNTTVKTVTTVGVFGLVFLFDVIMLGVTIRRVVSLHRIKEFGKSDRGRAKRDICTLLGVTTLLGITWGLVFFSFGYLTTPGLYLFCILNSLQGFFIFLWFVMSLRKTENPPAKTSSETRSTNS comes from the exons ATGGAGCTGTGGCTCCTCTGTTGGCTGGTCCTGTCTTTGGTGTCTCATAACATCACCTTTCAAAAGGGTTCAGGTCGTTGTAAAATGTCCAATGGAAGGAAACCTA AGCCTTCAGACAGCAGAAATTGTATGGAAGACGTGAACAACCTTTTGGGAAACGGAAAACACAGTGACTCTATTGa AGCAGTGAAGGCCCTAGAGGAGTTTCTAGAGAAAACAGAGATGAGTGAGACTAACTCCATGTCTGTCGGCCATTTGGTGGCTGTTCTGCACAAACAAAAAGGCCCCTTCAGAGGTCTTAAACTTTCTGCTAATGATGATGAG GCAAAGTCAGACGAGACTGTCACCAACAGCAAAGTGAGCGTTCGACTGCCGAGAGAGTTGGATATTGGATCAGACAACACGGTTGTGTTCTGCATGCTTACCTGGCCTGAAGCAAATGGG ATCATATGGGGAAACAAAGATGTATTATATGAGAGCAGACTGGTTGGCCTGAGTGTGGGGGGCAAGAACATTTCAGGACTACGGGAGTATGTCAACATCACATGGAATCtcactgtaaat GAGACCCAAGAACCCAGGTGTGTCTTCTTTAACTTTTCAACCAAGG AATACAGCAGCGAGGGCTGTGAAACAGTGTGGGAACGTGGTCAGAGTGACGTCACCTGCTCCTGTAATCACCTCACATACTTTGGTGTGCTCATG GTGTCTCCTTCCTCCCTTTCAGATGTAGACCTGGAGGTTCTGTCTTacatcactctgattggctgtagtctttctCTTTTTACCCTGGTCATCACTGTTCTGCTCTTCATCACAAATAG AAAAGCCAGAGCAGATGTCTCCATGAAAGTCCACATCAACCTTGTCATTGCCCTGATCCTCCTCAACCTGCACTTCCTCCCAAGCCAGACGGTGGCAGCACTGTCCTCCACTGGGCTTTGCCTTTACATGGCTCTCTCTCTTCATTACTCCCTGCTGGCCACTTTCAGTTGGATGGCCCTGGAGGGTTTCCACCTCTACCTCCTCTTGGTCAGAGTCTTCAACATCTATGTCAGGAGATACCTGCTCAAACTCAGCGTGGTGGGATGGG GTATCCCTGCAATCGTAGTGGCCCTAGTGGTCGTCATTGACAGAAGCGCATATGGACATGTCCCTCTTGACTTCGATAACCCCAACAGCACTAAAAT ATGCTATATAGGCAATACTACAGTGAAGACAGTGACTACAGTTGGAGTATTTGGCTTGGTGTTCCTCTTTGATGTGATCATGTTAGGGGTGACAATCAGACGCGTTGTGAGTCTCCACCGAATCAAAGAG TTTGGGAAGAGTGACCGTGGCAGAGCCAAGCGAGACATCTGTACCCTGCTGGGAGTCACTACGCTGCTTGGCATTACCTGGGGCCTAGTCTTCTTCTCATTTGGCTACCTGACCACTCCTGGCCTCTATCTCTTCTGCATCCTGAACTCACTGCAAG GTTTCTTCATCTTCCTGTGGTTTGTGATGTCTTTGAGAAAGACTGAGAACCCACCGGCTAAGACGAGTAGTGAAACACGCAGCACCAACAGCTAA